A segment of the Vibrio sp. 16 genome:
TGAAAAACTTCCGTCAACTACACTCTAAGACTCCTGGTCACCCAGAGTACGGTTACGCACCAGGTATCGAGACAACAACTGGCCCACTAGGTCAAGGTATCACTAACGCTGTCGGTATGGCGCTGGCTGAGAAAACTCTAGCGGCACAATTCAACAAGCCTGGTCACGACATCGTTGACCACTTCACTTATGCATTTATGGGTGATGGCTGTCTGATGGAAGGTATCTCTCACGAAGCATGTTCTCTAGCGGGTACGCTAGGTCTTGGCAAGCTAATCGCATTCTGGGATGACAACGGCATCTCTATCGATGGTCACGTTGAAGGCTGGTTCTCTGACGATACACCTAAGCGTTTTGAAGCATACGGTTGGCATGTAATCCCAGCGGTAGACGGTCACGATCCTGAAGCGATCAACGCAGCGATCATCGCAGCTAAAGCTGACCCTCGCCCTACTCTAATCTGTACTAAAACTATCATCGGTTTTGGTTCACCAAACAAGTCTGGTTCACACGACTGTCACGGTGCACCACTAGGCGCTGAAGAAATCGCAGCAACACGTAAAGAGCTAGGTTGGGAGCACGGTCCTTTTGAAATTCCGCAAGATGTCTACACGCAGTGGGACGCGAAAGAAGCAGGCGCAGCTAAGGAAGCAGCGTGGAACGAGAAACTTGCAGCTTATGAAGCAGCATATCCAGAGCTTGCAGCAGAGTTCAAACGCCGCGTAAACGGTGAACTACCAGCGCAGTGGGAAGAGAAAGCAAACGCAATCATCGCTGACCTTCAAGCAAATCCTGCAAACATCGCATCACGTAAAGCGTCTCAAAACGCGCTAGAAGCATTCGGTGCTATGCTACCAGAATTCCTAGGCGGCTCGGCTGACCTTGCGCCATCTAACCTAACCATGTGGTCTGGCTCTAAGTCTGTTTCTGCTGAAGATGCATCGGGTAACTACATCCATTACGGTGTGCGTGAATTCGGTATGACAGCAATCATGAACGGTATCGCTCTGCACGGTGGTTTCGTACCATACGGCGCGACTTTCCTAATGTTCATGGAATACGCTCGTAACGCAATGCGCATGGCGGCTCTGATGAAAGTTCAGAATATCCAAGTGTACACTCACGACTCTATCGGTCTAGGCGAAGATGGTCCAACTCACCAACCAGTAGAGCAAATGGCATCGCTACGTCTAACACCAAACATGAGCACATGGCGTCCATGTGACCAAGTGGAATCTGCAGTCGCTTGGAAACTGGCTATCGAGCGTAAAGACGGTCCAACATCGCTAATCTTCTCTCGTCAAAACCTTGCACAGCAAGAGCGTGATGCAGAGCAACTAGCAAACATCGCTAAAGGTGCTTACATCCTAAAAGATTGTGCAGGCAAGCCAGAGCTTATCCTTATCGCGACAGGCTCAGAAGTTGAGCTAGCGGTAGAAGCAGCAGCACAGCTAACAGCTGAAGGTAAACAAGTACGCGTTGTGTCAATGCCATCTACAGATTCATTCGACAAACAAGACGCAGCTTACCGTGAAGCAGTACTGCCATCAGACGTAACTGCACGTATCGCTATCGAAGCAGGTATCGCTGACTTCTGGTACAAGTACGTTGGCTTCGGCGGCAAGATCATCGGTATGACAACGTTCGGTGAATCTGCTCCAGCAGGCGAACTGTTCAAGATGTTCGGTTTCACTACTGAAAACGTAGTAAACACAGCGAAAGAGCTTCTCGCTTAATCGCTTCAAAGCTCATATAGCTTGTAAAGCCCCACTCCACGCGAGTGGGGCTTTTTGTTTCTTGGCACAAACCATAATTCGCGCTCTGGAATTTCGATTATTCCAAAATTACACCGCTCATCCGTTATTCTCATGGCATAGCAATAAATAAGGCGAAACTATGTCATCCACACCTTCTAAGACCCTACGCTCTAATGGAATAGATAGTAAACTGACAAGGATAGCCAAAACCGTTTTCTCTTATTCAATCAAGCTCATCGGCGCCATTGCCATTCTTTTGAGTGCCTCTGTACTGTTATCAAAACTGGGCACGATTCATGGTAAAGAGTTACCAGAGGAGTACTTTTCAAACGGCTACCCCGCGATTCTGACGTTGCTCGATTCAGAAGTGTTTATGGGGTTCATATTTTTTGTCACCGTCGCCATTCTCGTCTACGTGGTTTATTTGATGTGGCAATTGCATGAAGTCGCGGTCCATCGCGCTGCAAAAATGTCGAGTGCGCACACTCAAATCGTATTCGCACTTTCTCTATGTGGCTTATTTATTGATAAAACATGGTGGGTACTCGCCATCATCATTGCATTCGCTCGTTGGGATGTACTCGCCGCCGAACTGTCGAACATTATCCGCAACGGTCGCCAATCAAACAAAGCAACAGAGGAATAAGTCATGAAAGAGATCATGTTACCGTATGTGTTTATCTGCTGGTTGCTCGTAAAAACTGGCGTCGTTCGCTGGACACTAAAGAACGCTGTCATCATCGTTGGTATAGGCGGCCTAATCGCATTTTCACTGTTTACCGCTCATCGCTTTTGGTCACCTGCTGATTTAACTGATAGCACCACCGTTAAAGCGCCCCATGCGGTACTCAGCCCGCTGGTTGGCCAAGAAGTCGAACAAGTATTTGTTGAGCACAATCAAATGGTTAAAGAAGGCGATCTGATATACACGCTTAGAACTGAAGACACCGCAGCGCAGCTCGATGGATTAAAGGCACAAAAAGACGCAGCGCAAGCTGAGATTCTCGCGCTGACGCACCAAGTCAACAATGACAAAAAGCAACTCGACCGTCTGACTAAGCTCAACGATTTCGCACAAGAGTCACAACGAGACGACCTGAGAACACGCATCGAATCGACTGAGGCAAAGATCGCTGCGGTGAATGCTCAAATCCTAAGTGTCGAAGCGCAAATGGCAACGGCGAATTGGCAGAACGAACGTCGTGAAATTCGAGCGCCTTTTGATGGGCAAGTCTCTATCGCTAACATCGTCGAAGGCACGCGCTTAGGTAACATGCACCTCTACAACACCAATAAGAAGTTCGTTGAGATGCGCATTGCCGACCAAACTTACCGTAATATCGAGGTTGGTCAGTTTGCTGAGTTCTACGTCGATGCCTATCCGGGGGAAATCTTCCGCGGCCGTGTGCACAGCTTGACTGCAGGCACGGGCGAAGCAAGAGTGTCAGTGGTTAATGGCTCACAGCATGTACGTCAACATGTCGGCAACAATGCAGGAAGTCACGGCCGTACGATTGTGATTGAATTTGAAGAGCCTGCTGGCTACAACGTACCTATTGGTGCGACCGGCTCTGGGTGGGTATCGGCGAAAAAACCGCATGAAGCGCTCGGCTTTATGGATATCATTGGTGCCGCAACCGTGCGCTTAAAAGCATACAAATCCTACCTATCGGCATTGTAGGAAGCGTAAATCTCAATAAGCACCTTTCGGGGTGCTTATTGGTTTCTTGTCTTTTTCCGTGCGGCGACGTGAGTATCAACAATGGGGATGATCAAATCCATCAGCCACTGCTGTTTTGGCGCAGATCTTAACGACGCTTTACATATCAAAGCCATATCTAAATTGAGTGGCGATAAGTTCTTGTCATCGTAGTAAGGCTCGTAACGTAGCGTGAAGCAATCGTCCATCAATTGGTTGATTAGATGGACACTGTCCACCACGATACTCGCTTCCAGATTAGGGTCGAGCGCCTTAAAGTGGTCATGATGCTCATTAATGCCAGAAATGATGAATTTGACGTACTCGCCCTCTTGATTACCCTCAAAGATGCCACTTCCTGAGTGGATTTTCTTTTGATAGAAACTTTGCGGCTTATCATTAAGTACGTGTAAACCCAGATCGACCTGATCTTCAAGAATTTGTGATTCGCTATGCTCGCTCCACTGACGCAGCTCAATAACAGCGTTGGTTTCAGCGCGTATCGCCTGAATTAAATCCTTGCCTATTTCGACCAAGTAAGGCTCAACAATGTGCAGTGTTACTCTGCTCAACTTACTCGGGTCGAACTCTTCGGGAGTCAATGCAAGATCAAGCTGCTCAAGGGCGTTTTTGATTCTTGGTTCAATCGATAATGCGTAGTCGGTAGGCATAAGCCCTGAAGAGTCCCGAACAAACAGAGGATCATCGAGCTCTTCCCTTAGTTGGGCTAACACCTTAGAAACGTAGGATTGCGAACGGCCAAGCTTTTTAGCCGCACGCTGGGTGGAGCGTGTGTTAAGTAAAGTCACCAACACATGCAAAGCGTTAAGATCGTGCATTCGTATTTGCGCTCTTAAAGGTAAAACTCCCTCTAAATTAACCAATTAGAGGGAGCCTGCCAACCGTTTACTTCTCTTCGAAACGCTTCGCGAGCAAATGGAACTCTTGCACTTGAAGATTGAGCGCTTTTGAATGCTCATTCACTGAGTACGTTGCTGCCAAGTTTTGCTCAGCCGTCGCAGCAATGGATTGGATATGTGCACTCACTTCTGAAGAGAGTTTGCGTTGCGATTGGGCGGCTTGTTCAACGCTGTTCATTAGCTGCCCCATTGACTGCATCATGCTCTCTACCTCTAACAGCTGTTTGGAACTGGTTTGCGCAGCATGCCCACATTCCATTGTCTGCTCTTGGTTGGCAATGATTTCCTGTTGCCAAGCGCCAATGGTACTCAGCATGACGTCAATACTCTCTTTGATTTGTACCGTCGCATTCGAGGTTCTTCCAGAAAGCGCTCGAACTTCATCAGCAACCACCGCAAATCCTCGACCTTGCTCACCCGCGCGAGCCGCTTCAATCGCCGCATTAAGTGCGAGCAAATTAGTTTGTGCCGCGATGCCACCAATTTCTTCCATCATGTCGCTGACTTTTTGCGCTTGTTCACTAAGTTCGTAGGTCGTTGCGGTCGCTTTTTCAGCTTGAACACCTAGGTTTTCCAAATTGTGATGCGTCTGTTCGATGCTGGCTTTTGCTTTTGTGCAGTTCTCTAGCGTAATTCCAATAAGTTGGTGCGCTTCGGAGGTACTATTGGATACATCATTGGCCGCCACTTCGACTTCTTCGGTCGCAATCCGAACTTGGCGAATGTTGGTGGTTTGCTGGTCTAATGCTTGTGATACTTCAACCGCTGTTGAGTTGAGGTTTTCAGAGAGTGATTGCAACGGTTTTACAGAATCAGTCATGCGCCCTAGCACGGTGCGGATGCGCGCAGACATCATTTTTAAGTGGAAATCTGCAACCGAAAAAGGTGTATTCCCCGAATAAACTAAACGACTGACGCTATCAAACTTATTTTGGAGCTTTTTAAGCTCTCTTGGCGTGTCAATGAGCTCTTGTCTAAACAGTAACGCAAGTACTGAAGCTGGCAATAACCCAGCTAACCACTGCAATGCTCCTTCTAGTTCCAACGCATTAGAGGCTAACGGTGCAAGCAATGAGCCTAGTAGCACCACGTATCTCACCGAATCTGAAATTTTTAGTGACCAAGTCCGGCCATTTTTCTCTGCGTTGAGTAAGCCTTGATACGCAGCAGAGGCAATACGAACCCATTCAGGCTTGGGTTTAACGCGCACGGATTGGTATCCGCTGATTGTTCCGTTGTCATAAATTGGCGTTACATAGGCATCAACCCAATAATACCCGCCCGACTTGGTACGATTTTTTACAATGCCTCGCCACGCTTTACCTTGCTTTAGATTTGTCCACATATCAGCAAAGGCCGCTTTAGGCATATCGGCATGTCGAACAATGTTATGGTTTTGGCCAATGAGTTCGTCGTGATGATATTCAGCAATACGGCAAAAGGCGTCATTACTGTAGGTAATCACGCCTTTTGTGTCGGTAGTAGAAACGAGTTGTTCATCGTCTCTCAATGATGTTTCACGTTCTTGGGCAGCGCTCATTTTTCTCAACTTTAGTTGTAATTATTTGTAGCACGAGAATATAAACATTTTTCAATATATGACAAAATATGAATATCACACTTTAAGCACTTAAGCGTGTTAAGTGACTAAAATTTGATTCCTCTTGCTAGCCAGGCACGGTCCCTTGCACACATTACAATCAAAAGTTGAGCGACGCTATTGAGCGCCAGAATAGCGAAATGCTTCACGGGTGAGCATGTTCAACTCTCGCTCAGCCATTTCGTTATGCACCACCGTAATCCGACCCAAATAAATCAGGGGCACTTGGTTTGCCCGATCTTCTAGATGAGCCTTAATCGCTTCTGCTGTCGCGACGCCAAGATCATCACTCATTCGCATTGGGGTAGCATCTAACTCTCCGGTACGAATCTTTTCGATTTCTTTCGCAGTCCCTCCCCATCCAGTCACATAGATATCATCTAAGCGATTGGCTTCGCGTAGCGCGTCGATCGCGCCCATTGTCATTGCGGTATTTGCATTATGAATCACCGATACTTCAGGGAAGTTATCAAGGACAAGCCTTACTCCATCGGCTCCTCCGAGCTTCTGGTACTGACCAAAATGTTCGTAGGCGGTGAGCCACTCACCTTTTTCAGTGACACAGTCGATAAAGCCCTGAGAGCGTTGAGTATCAGTAATCCCCGGAATACCTCGGTTCGCTGCAAATTCAACGTCCGTCCCAAGGTGGTTAATTACATGGTCACACAGCACTTCCGCACCCATTTCGCTAGAGAAATCGAACCAAGCATCCGGCTGATACTTCCACTTAGCAACGGGCGTATGAAATGCCCATATAAAGGTTTTAAACCTGTCAGACTTCGATAAGGCTTGGATGTTGTCTGCTTGCAACGCAAGTTCAGAGGGACCAAAAATAACAAAGTCATAAGGTTTCTCGGCGTTGAGTACTTGTTTGGTGTACTCGGTTTGAAGAGAATGCTCGATTTGCTTTGATGAAAACTCATCAATATGAAAAGGAACATTTAGAGCAAAGAGCCGTTTAGTTAATGCGGTATAGTTTTTTACCCAAAAATCGGAAATGTCAGCACTAGGGTAAATGACCGCA
Coding sequences within it:
- a CDS encoding methyl-accepting chemotaxis protein, with amino-acid sequence MSAAQERETSLRDDEQLVSTTDTKGVITYSNDAFCRIAEYHHDELIGQNHNIVRHADMPKAAFADMWTNLKQGKAWRGIVKNRTKSGGYYWVDAYVTPIYDNGTISGYQSVRVKPKPEWVRIASAAYQGLLNAEKNGRTWSLKISDSVRYVVLLGSLLAPLASNALELEGALQWLAGLLPASVLALLFRQELIDTPRELKKLQNKFDSVSRLVYSGNTPFSVADFHLKMMSARIRTVLGRMTDSVKPLQSLSENLNSTAVEVSQALDQQTTNIRQVRIATEEVEVAANDVSNSTSEAHQLIGITLENCTKAKASIEQTHHNLENLGVQAEKATATTYELSEQAQKVSDMMEEIGGIAAQTNLLALNAAIEAARAGEQGRGFAVVADEVRALSGRTSNATVQIKESIDVMLSTIGAWQQEIIANQEQTMECGHAAQTSSKQLLEVESMMQSMGQLMNSVEQAAQSQRKLSSEVSAHIQSIAATAEQNLAATYSVNEHSKALNLQVQEFHLLAKRFEEK
- a CDS encoding LysR family transcriptional regulator, with the protein product MHDLNALHVLVTLLNTRSTQRAAKKLGRSQSYVSKVLAQLREELDDPLFVRDSSGLMPTDYALSIEPRIKNALEQLDLALTPEEFDPSKLSRVTLHIVEPYLVEIGKDLIQAIRAETNAVIELRQWSEHSESQILEDQVDLGLHVLNDKPQSFYQKKIHSGSGIFEGNQEGEYVKFIISGINEHHDHFKALDPNLEASIVVDSVHLINQLMDDCFTLRYEPYYDDKNLSPLNLDMALICKASLRSAPKQQWLMDLIIPIVDTHVAARKKTRNQ
- a CDS encoding substrate-binding domain-containing protein, which encodes MIINRQKWRVSGVFSLLSAATLLFVPNVQSADDEVRHSFQTTVSADPVELSTPVKEAVRIAVIYPSADISDFWVKNYTALTKRLFALNVPFHIDEFSSKQIEHSLQTEYTKQVLNAEKPYDFVIFGPSELALQADNIQALSKSDRFKTFIWAFHTPVAKWKYQPDAWFDFSSEMGAEVLCDHVINHLGTDVEFAANRGIPGITDTQRSQGFIDCVTEKGEWLTAYEHFGQYQKLGGADGVRLVLDNFPEVSVIHNANTAMTMGAIDALREANRLDDIYVTGWGGTAKEIEKIRTGELDATPMRMSDDLGVATAEAIKAHLEDRANQVPLIYLGRITVVHNEMAERELNMLTREAFRYSGAQ
- the tkt gene encoding transketolase, whose protein sequence is MDRKHLANAIRALSMDGVQQANSGHPGAPMGMADIAEVLWRSHLNHNPSNPEWADRDRFVLSNGHGSMLIYSLLHLAGYELSIDDLKNFRQLHSKTPGHPEYGYAPGIETTTGPLGQGITNAVGMALAEKTLAAQFNKPGHDIVDHFTYAFMGDGCLMEGISHEACSLAGTLGLGKLIAFWDDNGISIDGHVEGWFSDDTPKRFEAYGWHVIPAVDGHDPEAINAAIIAAKADPRPTLICTKTIIGFGSPNKSGSHDCHGAPLGAEEIAATRKELGWEHGPFEIPQDVYTQWDAKEAGAAKEAAWNEKLAAYEAAYPELAAEFKRRVNGELPAQWEEKANAIIADLQANPANIASRKASQNALEAFGAMLPEFLGGSADLAPSNLTMWSGSKSVSAEDASGNYIHYGVREFGMTAIMNGIALHGGFVPYGATFLMFMEYARNAMRMAALMKVQNIQVYTHDSIGLGEDGPTHQPVEQMASLRLTPNMSTWRPCDQVESAVAWKLAIERKDGPTSLIFSRQNLAQQERDAEQLANIAKGAYILKDCAGKPELILIATGSEVELAVEAAAQLTAEGKQVRVVSMPSTDSFDKQDAAYREAVLPSDVTARIAIEAGIADFWYKYVGFGGKIIGMTTFGESAPAGELFKMFGFTTENVVNTAKELLA
- a CDS encoding HlyD family secretion protein yields the protein MKEIMLPYVFICWLLVKTGVVRWTLKNAVIIVGIGGLIAFSLFTAHRFWSPADLTDSTTVKAPHAVLSPLVGQEVEQVFVEHNQMVKEGDLIYTLRTEDTAAQLDGLKAQKDAAQAEILALTHQVNNDKKQLDRLTKLNDFAQESQRDDLRTRIESTEAKIAAVNAQILSVEAQMATANWQNERREIRAPFDGQVSIANIVEGTRLGNMHLYNTNKKFVEMRIADQTYRNIEVGQFAEFYVDAYPGEIFRGRVHSLTAGTGEARVSVVNGSQHVRQHVGNNAGSHGRTIVIEFEEPAGYNVPIGATGSGWVSAKKPHEALGFMDIIGAATVRLKAYKSYLSAL